DNA sequence from the Thermococcus gammatolerans EJ3 genome:
TTCCACGTCCTCGGGTTCTGGCTGTCTATGTCGAGGTCGGCTATGTTGTTGTAGGCCAGTGCAGCTGTTCTAAGCCCGAGGAGGGCAAGACTCATCAGGATTATCTCGGCCCAGGTAACGTGGAAACCGCTGAGGAACGCCCCGACGTAAGCGTAGGGCAGGCTGAAGAGCGTGTGCTCTATCCTGACGAGCCTCATCAACGCGTGAAACCTGCTCGCTTTACTGACTTCACCGGGGTCGAAGGCCATCTCAACCACCGAGGTACTTTTTGAAGAGGTCTTCAAGCCTTCTGAGGACTTCTGGGTTCTCTTTAACCTCCTCAACGACCCTGCCGTCCATCTCCTCGGGGAACTTTCTGGTCGCATCAATTCCGAGCTTGCTCCCGAGCGGGGGCCTCGGAACGGCCGGGTCGAGCGCATCTGTGTGTGCCTTTGGAATCACCAGAACGTCCCGCTCGGGGTTCACGAAGGAAGCTATTGCCCATATCACCTGGTTTATGTCGTGGGGGTTTATGTCTTCGCTGACAACCACTATGACCTTCGTCAGCGCCATCTGTCCCGTTCCCCAGAGCGCGTTGAGAACCTTTTTTCCGTGCCCGGGGTAGCGCTTCTTTATCGAGACTATCGCGACACCCTGAAAGACGCCATATTCTGGGAAGTTCACATCAACGACCTCGGGCAGGACGACCCTCATCAACGGAAGGAAAATCCTCTCGATAGCCTTTCCGATTACGGCATCTTCCAACGGCGGTTTCCCGACGACGGAGCCGTAGTAAATCGGATTGTCGCGGTAGTAAACCCTCTCGGCGTGGAAAACGGGGTAGAGCTCGTTCCTCTCGCTCGGCTTATCGTAGAAGCCGAAGTGGTCGCCGAAGGGGCCTTCTTCGCTCAGCTCGTCAACCTGAACGTAGCCCTCTATGACGGCTTCAGCGTTTGCTGGAACGAGGACGCCGTTGGGCAGGCGGTAGAGCTCCAAACCCGAACCTCGGACGAAGCCCGCGAAGAGGAGCTTGTCCATAGGATAGGGAACGGGCGAAACGGCGGTGAGGAGAGTTCCAATGTCGGAGCCGATGGCTATCGCGACGGGCATTTTACCGCCGTTTCTCTCGAGGTAGTCCCTCCAGGCCTGACTTCCGCGCTTGTGAACCTGCCAGTGGATTACACCCCTCTCGCCATCGAGGAGCATGACGCGGTAGACGCTGATGGAGTTCACTCCCTTCGGGTCCGAGAAGCAGATGAGCGGGTAGGTGAGGTAGCGCGAACCGTCCTTCGGCCAGGTTTTAAAGGCTGGGACAAAGTTCAGGGGCTCGTCTTCCACCACATTTCTCGTGAACTCGGCTTTCCTCACGAGCTTAGGCAGATAGTTGCCCAGCTCCCTGAGCTTCCCCAGCGACGACAGCTTGTCGGATAATCCAAGGGGCAAACTTTCCATTAGCTTGAGCGGTCTCTCGCCGATTTCCTCAAGCCTTTCAACGCCGAGGGCTTCCCTAACTGTCTCGACGCTCGTGAAGAGGTTTCCCGCTACTCTCCACTCTGGATGGCCCTTAACGCGCTCGAAGAGAACGGCTCCAGCCTTATCGTACATCACTCTCCTCAGAAACGCGGGAATCTCAAGCTCGGGCGAGAGTTCTTCCTCAACCCTAATCAGCTCGTTTCTCGCCTCAAGCCATTCCAGATAGTCGCGCATGTCTCTCATGGGAGCACCTCCGGGAGAACCCTCACAATCTCTCCAGCCTTAGACTTTATTTAACTTAACCTCCTTAGAATTGCTCCCCGTTCATTTTGACACTTGAAAAAAGGAAAAGAAAACTCAGTAGTAGCCCTCGGCCTCGGTGACCTTCCCGCCGAACATCTTGTAGACGTAGAGGGTGTAGGCCATGATGATTACCGCCAGGATTACTGAGACTCCGAGGACGGCCTTGAGGGTCAGCGGTGACGCCGCGAGGTCGTGTATGCTGAGCTTGAAGTTCGGGTCGGTGGTCGAGATGACCCAGTAGGGGTACATGCTGTAGTAAACGAGGAACACCACGAGCGGGAAGGCCAGCCAGCTTATGTAGAACGCCAGCCTCTCCTCGCCCTTCTTGATGAGGTGGCCGTCGAGCAGTCCAGCCACGAGGATTACCAGCGTCAGTCCAAGGCCAAGTGGAGTCATGAGCCTCTCGAACCTCAGCGGGGCCCAGATTTTCATGCCGATTACAGTCAGGAGCAGTAAGACCACCGTCAGGAGCCAGAACTTGAAGGCGTAGCCCCTGAGCTCCTCCTGAAGCTTTCCGGTGGTCTTGTAGACGCCCCAGTTGGCACCGTGCCATATTGTGGCGAAGAGTATGAAGAGACCGACGATGAGCGGGTATGGCCTGAAGAGCGTAAGCAGTGAGCCGTGGAAGCCATTGGCGTCTATGGGAATTCCCATGACGAGGTTGCCGACGACGACTCCGACAACGAGCGGTATCAGCGCGCTGACGAGGGCGAAGAGCTTGTCCCAGAGTTCCTTGTTCTTGTTCCTGAACTCGAAGCCGACGGCTCTGAATATCAGGAGGAACGCCAGGAGCCATATTGCGAGGTAGAAGGTGCTGAAGAGCGTTGCGTACAGGGCGGGCCACATGGCGAAGAGCCCCGCTCCCCAGGTGATGAACCAGACCTCGTTGCCGTCCCAGACAGGGCCGATGGTGTTGATGAGGATGTCCCTGTCCTTCTGGTTCTTGATGAGGGCAAGCAGTGCACCTATACCGAGGTCAAAGCCATCAAAGGCCAGGTACATTCCGAGGAGGAAGGCGGAAAAGTAAAACCAGGCAGTCGCGTAGTCCATCACTGACCACCTCCCGCGACGCTAACGGCAGGGGTCGGCTTCGCGGTGACGTCACCCTCAACGGGCTCGGGACCCTCCCTGATGAGCTTCCTGACGAAGTGGAGCCAGATGTAGAACAGCACGCTGTAGACCACGACGAAGCCTATGAGGGTTATCAGCACGTGGGTCGCCGAGACGTTCGGTGAAACTCCCGTGTTGGTTGTTACCATGCCCCAGACCATCCAGGGCATCCTACCGACCTCGTGGGTGAACCAGCCGGCCTCACTGGCGAGCCAGGGGAGCGGGACGGTAACGACCAGCACCTTTAGGAACCACCTGGCGTCGTAGAGCTTGCCGAGCAGGAGGAGGAGCACTCCAATGAGTCCTATCAGTATGAAGAGCGTTCCGAGGCCTATCATGACGCGGTAGGCGTAGAACATGAAGGCCACCGGCAGGGCTTCCTCAAGAACCTTGACCATCTGCTCGTTGGCGTCCGGGGCGTTGGGGTCAACGCCGTGAGCCTTCATGAGGGTCTCGATGAACTCCTTCCTGTCCTTCTCGCTGGCGAAGTTCGGGTTGTTGAGAACCTGCTCGTACCAGACGTATCTGGCCGCGTCGTGGAGTCCCATAACTTCGGCGTTCCAGTCACCGAACGAGAGCCAGCTGAGGAGCTTTGGAATCCCTATGGCGGCTTTAACCTCCTGGTTCTTCTCGTCAACTATTCCAAATATTATCATGGGTGCACCCTTCTCTGTCTTGAAGAGTCCCTCGTCGGCGGCGAGCTTGGTCGGCTGGTACTTGGCGATGACCTGGCCCTCCGCGTGGCCCGTTGGGTAGAGCTGTATTACCGCGCTTATCGCGAGGACGACCACACCTATTGCAACTGCCGAGCGGGCGACCTGGACGTGCCTCTTCTTGAGGAGGTAGTAGGCACCGACGGCTGCGACTATGTAGGCCCCGGTGAGTATGGCGGAGTTGATTGTGTGGGTGTACTGGCTCACAAGGAGCGGGTTGAAGACCGCCCCCATGAAGTCGGTGAGCTCGGCCCTGCCGTTCTGGATTATGTAGCCTGTTGGGGTCTGCTGCCAGCTGTTTGCGATGAGAATCCACAGGCCAGAGAGGCTCGAACCGATGAACACGAAGAACGATGAAATCCATGTTATCGCCCTCGGAAGCCTGTCCATGCCGAAGAGAAGCACGCCGAGGAACGTTGACTCCAGCGCGAAGGCGAAGAGACCCTCGAGCATCAGTGGAGGACCGAAGATCGAGCCGACGAACACTGAGTACTGCGACCAGTTCGCTCCGAACTCGAACTCCATGACTATTCCCGTCGGGACACCGAGGACGAAGAATATCCCAAGCCACTTGCTGAAGAACTTCGCCGCCTTGTGCCACTGCTTCTCGTTGGTTATGGCCGCCATGGTCCAGAGCAGGAAGACCATGAAGGCCATTCCTATGCTCGCGGGCACGAAAATCCAGTGGTAGCCCGCGGTCAGGGCGAACTGTATTCTCGACAGCAGTATCGGGTCCATAACCGCTCACCTCAGTTTATCCTTCAAACTAAATTTACCGATACTCAAACTTATAATGTTTTCGGAACCTATACTAAGGGTGGTCATCACACAGATGAAAATTTTGGAAAAAGAAAGCTAAACTTTTGCCTTCGGACTGTTGGCGGAGGGCATCCCGTGCCTGTGGAAGACCCAGATCATGTAGCCTATTCCGAAGAGCATCCCCGGCACTACCCAGACAACGTTGTGGAGCAGAAACGCTATCAGTACGAAAGCCAGTGCAAGTACTATTGCTACAAGACCCGCAACGACCTCTCGATTAGTCTCGATCTGCGCGGACATACGACCACCTCAAACTGTATTTAGAACAATTTATTCTTATATCTCTTTCGGACGAGTCTTTTTCCGAACTCAAACGGTGCGATAATCGAAAGAGTTATATACTCATTCGGACAAACATCAAAGTAGGAGTACTGGAGGTGCGGGTATGGCCAAGGTGTTGGTTCTCGGAGGGGGCACCGCGGGTCTCATTGCGGCGCGCTACCTTAAAGCTGAGGCTGACAGGCTGAAGCTCGACGTTGACGTGACGATGGTGACCGCGAGCGAGAGGCACTACATGCCACCACTCTTCATGGAGGTCGCGCTCGGCTCGGCAGAGGCTCACGAAACCTGGGCTCCGATAAAGAACGCCGAGAAGGTCTACGGTTTCAGGGTTGACATCGATAGAGTAACTAAGATTGACCTCGATAACAGACAGGTAAAGACCGAGGGAGGAAAGGTTTACGACTACGACTACCTCTTCCTCGGCCTCGGCGTCAAGTACGCCTGGGACAAGTACAAAGGCCTTGCCGAGCACGGCTACCACAACTACACCCTTGAAGGCGCACTCGAGCTGAGAAAGGCTCTCTACGGGTTCAAAGGAAAGAGGATAGTCATCTACGCCCCCGAAGTGCCCTACAGGTGCGGCATTTATCCCTACGAGATGGGGCTCGCGCTCAGGGCCTACTTCGAGGCCAAGGGACTCAACGACGTTGAGATAAAGGTCGTTCATCCCGGTGACGGTCCCGCGAGGAGCCTCGGCCCGACCGTGAGCAGGTTCTTCGAGAAGGAGTTCGAGAAAGCCGGAGTGGAGTTCATCCACCACGACGGGCACGAGAGAATAACCGAGGGCAAACTTGTAACCAAAAACCTCGAGCTCGACTACGACCTACTCATCAAGGTCCCGCCCATAGCGATTCCCGACGTCATGGCCTTCATGGCCGATAGCCAAGACCCGCGCTGGGCCAAGGTTAAGGGTCCTGACTTCCGCTACCCCGGCTACGATGATGTTTACGTCGTCAGCGAGGCGAGCATGCCACCCTTAGGGCTCTTAACGGCTGGTGTCCCGCTCCACAACGCGGCGGTAGTTTCTGCAACGAGCATACTCCACCAGGTGCATGGAGGCTATCCGATAGCCGAATTTGTCCCGACGATGTGCCTCGGCGTGGGTTATCACACGGGCTTCACGGCCA
Encoded proteins:
- a CDS encoding UbiD family decarboxylase, translating into MRDMRDYLEWLEARNELIRVEEELSPELEIPAFLRRVMYDKAGAVLFERVKGHPEWRVAGNLFTSVETVREALGVERLEEIGERPLKLMESLPLGLSDKLSSLGKLRELGNYLPKLVRKAEFTRNVVEDEPLNFVPAFKTWPKDGSRYLTYPLICFSDPKGVNSISVYRVMLLDGERGVIHWQVHKRGSQAWRDYLERNGGKMPVAIAIGSDIGTLLTAVSPVPYPMDKLLFAGFVRGSGLELYRLPNGVLVPANAEAVIEGYVQVDELSEEGPFGDHFGFYDKPSERNELYPVFHAERVYYRDNPIYYGSVVGKPPLEDAVIGKAIERIFLPLMRVVLPEVVDVNFPEYGVFQGVAIVSIKKRYPGHGKKVLNALWGTGQMALTKVIVVVSEDINPHDINQVIWAIASFVNPERDVLVIPKAHTDALDPAVPRPPLGSKLGIDATRKFPEEMDGRVVEEVKENPEVLRRLEDLFKKYLGG
- the cydB gene encoding cytochrome d ubiquinol oxidase subunit II, with the protein product MDYATAWFYFSAFLLGMYLAFDGFDLGIGALLALIKNQKDRDILINTIGPVWDGNEVWFITWGAGLFAMWPALYATLFSTFYLAIWLLAFLLIFRAVGFEFRNKNKELWDKLFALVSALIPLVVGVVVGNLVMGIPIDANGFHGSLLTLFRPYPLIVGLFILFATIWHGANWGVYKTTGKLQEELRGYAFKFWLLTVVLLLLTVIGMKIWAPLRFERLMTPLGLGLTLVILVAGLLDGHLIKKGEERLAFYISWLAFPLVVFLVYYSMYPYWVISTTDPNFKLSIHDLAASPLTLKAVLGVSVILAVIIMAYTLYVYKMFGGKVTEAEGYY
- a CDS encoding cytochrome ubiquinol oxidase subunit I, whose protein sequence is MDPILLSRIQFALTAGYHWIFVPASIGMAFMVFLLWTMAAITNEKQWHKAAKFFSKWLGIFFVLGVPTGIVMEFEFGANWSQYSVFVGSIFGPPLMLEGLFAFALESTFLGVLLFGMDRLPRAITWISSFFVFIGSSLSGLWILIANSWQQTPTGYIIQNGRAELTDFMGAVFNPLLVSQYTHTINSAILTGAYIVAAVGAYYLLKKRHVQVARSAVAIGVVVLAISAVIQLYPTGHAEGQVIAKYQPTKLAADEGLFKTEKGAPMIIFGIVDEKNQEVKAAIGIPKLLSWLSFGDWNAEVMGLHDAARYVWYEQVLNNPNFASEKDRKEFIETLMKAHGVDPNAPDANEQMVKVLEEALPVAFMFYAYRVMIGLGTLFILIGLIGVLLLLLGKLYDARWFLKVLVVTVPLPWLASEAGWFTHEVGRMPWMVWGMVTTNTGVSPNVSATHVLITLIGFVVVYSVLFYIWLHFVRKLIREGPEPVEGDVTAKPTPAVSVAGGGQ
- a CDS encoding NAD(P)/FAD-dependent oxidoreductase encodes the protein MAKVLVLGGGTAGLIAARYLKAEADRLKLDVDVTMVTASERHYMPPLFMEVALGSAEAHETWAPIKNAEKVYGFRVDIDRVTKIDLDNRQVKTEGGKVYDYDYLFLGLGVKYAWDKYKGLAEHGYHNYTLEGALELRKALYGFKGKRIVIYAPEVPYRCGIYPYEMGLALRAYFEAKGLNDVEIKVVHPGDGPARSLGPTVSRFFEKEFEKAGVEFIHHDGHERITEGKLVTKNLELDYDLLIKVPPIAIPDVMAFMADSQDPRWAKVKGPDFRYPGYDDVYVVSEASMPPLGLLTAGVPLHNAAVVSATSILHQVHGGYPIAEFVPTMCLGVGYHTGFTANCEYRWTGSKYERTCYLLFKSPLIKEMKASFYRGWLDSLRL